Proteins found in one Aspergillus puulaauensis MK2 DNA, chromosome 8, nearly complete sequence genomic segment:
- a CDS encoding dienelactone hydrolase (COG:Q;~EggNog:ENOG410PHF1;~InterPro:IPR032710) gives MASVTINAPSGGFLYTNSKNARLIITAETPEFDGDFVEAWLKEGFNVVYVPYSEDEKEYARRLTAVKEGLGVGDNYGVIAFGDAAAFCLDYYLKPNNVSRLCALVCYYPTSIPNTRSRYPQTVRILTHLAGEVIDVITTPTVLGLQGKKKRSTRQIDPGIGVGEQLEIGHRAYTYSESEPGFAEVDQEEYNRLDADLAFTRSLEVLRRAYGQDRDLEKAWEEHLQGKFFSLDLNDTMEHYTKNLTPAVTYAPTLSGGTGARALRRFYDKYFLQKLPPSMRLRLISRTTGADRVVDEIYISFEHTQEVPWMLPGVPPTNKRVEIVIVSIVSLRAKQLYSEHTYWDQASVLVQVGLLDPKLVPQGVQGVDRLPVIGRESARRILNEDPEVDEPEFHNRLIIRGRKRRESKSSRATESQLQSPVPQSETESPNMGKQAGAQNGEEKGEETTEATETESPNKGKQAGAQNGEENGEETMETTETTETRETRETSGTQNYEKSHVEEVKEGQEGQEEEL, from the exons ATGGCTTCGGTAACCATCAACGCCCCGAGCGGCGGCTTCCTCTATACGAACTCCAAGAACGCCCGCCTCATTATCACTGCCGAGACCCCCGAGTTCGATGGTGACTTCGTCGAGGCCTGGCTGAAGGAGGGATTTAACGTCGTATACGTCCCTTATAGCGAGGATGAAAAGGAGTACGCTCGTCGCCTGACGGCCGTCAAAGAGGGACTCGGTGTTGGCGACAACTATGGTGTTATAG CGTTTGGTGACGCCGCCGCATTCTGTTTGGACTACTATCTCAAACCGAACAACGTCAGTCGCCTGTGTGCGCTCGTCTGCTACTACCCTACCAGCATCCCCAATACACGGTCGCGCTACCCGCAGACGGTGCGCATCCTGACGCACCTGGCTGGCGAGGTCATCGACGTTATCACCACACCGACAGTACTGGGCCTGCAAGGTAAAAAGAAGCGATCAACGAGGCAGATCGACCCTGGAATCGGGGTGGGAGAGCAGCTTGAGATCGGACACCGCGCATATACATACTCTGAATCCGAGCCGGGCTTCGCCGAAGTGGACCAGGAGGAGTATAATCGGCTAGATGCAGACCTTGCATTCACTCGATCGCTCGAGGTCCTGCGGAGAGCTTATGGACAGGACAGGGATTTGGAAAAGGCCTGGGAGGAGCATTTGCAGG GCAAATTCTTTTCTCTGGACCTCAACGATACTATGGAACACTACACCAAGAACCTCACTCCTGCCGTCACATACGCACCAACCCTTAGCGGTGGAACCGGGGCGCGCGCTCTCCGTCGTTTCTATGACAAATATTTCCTCCAAAAGCTCCCTCCGTCAATGCGCCTGCGTCTGATTTCACGAACTACAGGCGCCGATCGTGTGGTGGATGAGATCTACATTTCCTTCGAGCATACTCAGGAAGTCCCGTGGATGCTCCCGGGAGTCCCTCCAACCAATAAGAGAGTAGAGATCGTCATAGTGAGCATCGTCAGCCTGCGCGCTAAACAGCTATACTCCGAACACACTTACTGGGACCAGGCAAGTGTCCTGGTCCAGGTCGGCTTGCTCGACCCGAAGCTCGTTCCCCAGGGCGTGCAAGGCGTCGATCGCCTGCCAGTCATCGGACGGGAGTCGGCTCGCCGAATCCTCAACGAGGACCCGGAGGTCGATGAGCCAGAATTCCATAACCGGTTAATCATCCGCGGGAGGAAGCGAAGAGAGAGTAAGAGCAGTAGGGCCACGGAGAGTCAACTGCAGTCTCCGGTGCCGCAGTCAGAGACAGAGAGCCCCAACATGGGAAAACAGGCAGGCGCCCAGaacggagaagagaagggagaagagaCTACGGAGGCTACGGAGACAGAGAGCCCCAACAAGGGAAAACAGGCAGGTGCCCAGAacggagaagagaatggaGAAGAGACCATGGAGACTACAGAGACCACAGAGACTAGAGAGACCAGAGAGACCAGCGGCACCCAAAATTATGAAAAGAGTCAtgtcgaggaagtcaaggaaGGTCAGGAAGGtcaggaagaggaacttTAA
- a CDS encoding putative MFS transporter (COG:U;~EggNog:ENOG410PKJR;~InterPro:IPR011701,IPR036259;~PFAM:PF07690;~TransMembrane:12 (i71-91o126-146i153-172o178-197i209-231o247-265i365-386o406-426i433-451o457-475i482-502o522-544i);~go_function: GO:0022857 - transmembrane transporter activity [Evidence IEA];~go_process: GO:0055085 - transmembrane transport [Evidence IEA]), whose protein sequence is MSLVQHVSVLEGVDRAVEPEDEETFDSTHEGFGSIRRKISYDLFPQPVSVIEETSTTAPYKVNTAQRLAQVLATILACWLGSGIIFGFAALKPVLVAQGVYRNLCAAEELDGELDTCYEQELRLNFFFTVGSITANVSSLPVGSILDRHGSRVCGFAASIILAAGSLLMAYSFRHPEINGYIAANFLLALGGTFLFVPSFQIANAFPKYSGSIVALVTGAFDASAAVYLFYRLAFEASNGAFTPDKFFLGFTLVPVLIFFTWVTLMPAHDYQTTHQLEVRIEKAEDATRDVHDSDDDIDSDGELRRVRRERAERRREKMLKLDKVLGDEEERKQREQHEEERQQASAVWGVLHGLPAHKQMASPWFILITALTVLQMLRMNYFIATIRSQYEFMLDEQRGEEINEFFDIALPIGGVISTPFIGLILDHLSVPSTLAIIVFLTTVIGVLNSIPTLTTGYLTVVLFVLLRPLYYSAMSDYATKVFGFATFGRVYGTIICLSGLVNFSQYGLDALTHGPFDGNPIPINIMFAVAGFVVGSILVGYVATAGTRLRKQQQQEAEEDERQRLIPVAEEGPALRYM, encoded by the exons ATGTCCCTCGTGCAGCATGTATCTGTACTCGAGGGCGTGGATCGCGCCGTAGAAcctgaggatgaagagactTTCGACAGCACCCACGAAGGGTTCGGGTCCATCCGACGAAAAATCAGCTATGACCTCTTTCCACAGCCGGTCTCCGTTATTGAAGAGACTTCGACAACTGCTCCTTACAAGGTTAACACTGCGCAAAGACTAG CCCAGGTGCTCGCTACCATATTGGCCTGTTGGCTTGGTTCCGGAATAATCTTTGGCTTTGCGGCGCTGAAGCCTGTTCTTGTCGCCCAGGGTGTCTATCGCAATTTGTgtgcggcggaggagctggatggggagtTGGATACCTGCTATGAGCAGGAGCTAAG ATtgaacttcttcttcactgTGGGATCGATCACAGCAAATGTCTCGTCTCTTCCGGTCGGCTCTATCCTCGACCGTCATGGCTCCCGTGTTTGCGGTTTTGCGGCCAGTATCATTTTGGCCGCCGGTAGCTTATTGATGGCATATTCGTTCAGACACCCAGAAATCAACGGCTATATTGCTGCGAATTTCCTGCTCGCGCTTGGAGGAACTTTTTTGTTTGTTCCCTCTTTCCAGATAGCAAATGCGTTCCCAAAATATAGTGGCTCCATTGTTGCTCTGGTGACGGGCGCGTTCGATGCATCTGCTGCAGTTTATCTTTTCTATAGGCTAGCGTTTGAAGCGAGCAACGGAGCCTTTACTCCGGACAAATTTTTTCTGGGATTTACTCTGGTCCCCGTCTTGATTTTCTTCACATGGGTTACTCTTATGCCAGCCCATGATTATCAAACCACCCACCAGCTAGAGGTCAGAATTGAAAAGGCGGAAGATGCGACCAGGGATGTTCATGACTCggatgatgatattgataGCGATGGAGAGCTCCGAAGAGTGAGACGCGAACGTGCTGAGCGCCGCCGTGAAAAAATGCTCAAGCTTGACAAAGTCctcggtgacgaggaggaacgAAAGCAGCGCGAGCAACATGAAGAAGAGCGCCAGCAAGCCAGCGCCGTCTGGGGCGTTCTTCATGGCCTACCGGCCCATAAACAGATGGCTAGTCCATGGTTCATACTCATAACTGCGCTCACAGTTTTGCAAATGCTCCGAATGAACTACTTTATCGCCACAATTCGGTCCCAGTACGAATTCATGCTCGACGAGCAACGGGGGGAAGAGATCAATGAATTCTTTGATATCGCTCTGCCGATTGGCGGAGTTATTTCTACGCCATTCATCGGGCTAATACTCGACCACCTGAGTGTCCCATCTACGTTGGCAATTATAGTGTTTCTGACCACGGTCATTGGAGTTCTTAACTCTATTCCCACATTGACAACTGGGTATTTAACCGTTGTGCTTTTTGTTCTTCTACGTCCGTTATATTACTCTGCCATGTC TGACTATGCCACCAAAGTCTTTGGCTTTGCCACATTCGGTCGTGTTTACGGAACTATCATCTGCTTGTCCGGCCTGGTGAACTTCTCCCAGTATGGACTAGACGCACTGACCCATGGTCCGTTCGATGGCAATCCCATCCCGATCAATATCATGTTCGCGGTAGCGGGATTTGTCGTCGGCTCCATCCTGGTTGGTTATGTGGCGACCGCAGGCACCCGGCTtaggaagcagcagcagcaagaagccgaggaagatgaacgGCAGAGATTGATTCCTGTGGCGGAAGA
- a CDS encoding aldehyde dehydrogenase family protein (COG:C;~EggNog:ENOG410PUWE;~InterPro:IPR015590,IPR029510,IPR016160,IPR016161, IPR016162,IPR016163;~PFAM:PF00171;~go_function: GO:0016491 - oxidoreductase activity [Evidence IEA];~go_function: GO:0016620 - oxidoreductase activity, acting on the aldehyde or oxo group of donors, NAD or NADP as acceptor [Evidence IEA];~go_process: GO:0055114 - oxidation-reduction process [Evidence IEA]) has translation MTNQVRTISPSSGKVIFEHPGQSLDQIGQIAQVSEDAFRTYKELSLAERKAIIVKALEIIDANKETLVKELADQMGRPVSYIGGEIDTMRKRANYLLDLAEDKLKSVPGQAETGFNRYVKKVPVGPVLLATAWNYPYLITINALVPALLAGNTVILRPSPQTPLFGERLASFFEQAGLPKNVLQVVHFGAWEVFDEVVKIPQIKLVSFVGSTQGGLRLRQATAGRILPLNLELGGNDPAYVRADADLAYTAANVVDGAVFNSGQSCCAIERVYVHADVHDAFVAEIQKELATYKLGDPHDQATTTGPVISSQAVKSVQSHIDEALSRGAVDSTPTNPTFENLPSSGSFIAPRVLTNVSHDMRVMRDETFGPVIPIMKVQSDDEAVALMNDSDYGLTASVWTKDIKAGEELVERIEAGTVYINRCDFPSPDLAWIGWKNSGLGCSLGPQAFDAFYKLKSFHIRQTHG, from the exons ATGACAAACCAAGTCCGCAccatctcgccctcctccggGAAAGTCATCTTCGAACACCCTGGCCAGTCTCTCGACCAAATCGGCCAAATCGCCCAGGTCTCCGAAGATGCCTTCCGCACCTACAAGGAGCTCTCCCTCGCCGAGCGCAAAGCCATCATCGTTAAGGCTTTGGAGATAATCGACGCCAACAAGGAAACCCTTGTGAAAGAACTTGCCGATCAAATGGGCCGTCCAGTTTCCTACATCGGTGGCGAGATTGACACGATGCGCAAGCGGGCTAACTACCTCCTTGACCTGGCAGAGGATAAGCTCAAGAGCGTTCCCGGACAGGCGGAGACTGGATTCAACAGATATGTCAAGAAGGTTCCAGTTGGGCCAGTGCTTCTCGCAACTGCGTGGAAT TACCCCTATCTGATCACcatcaacgccctcgtcCCTGCGCTCCTCGCCGGAAACACTGTCATCCTCCGTCCCTCTCCTCAGACTCCTCTGTTTGGAGAACGCCTGGCCTCCTTTTTCGAACAAGCTGGTCTGCCCAAGAACGTTCTACAAGTTGTCCACTTCGGTGCTTGGGAGGTCTTCGACGAGGTTGTCAAGATCCCCCAGATCAAGCTGGTCTCTTTCGTCGGATCTACACAGGGAGGTCTCCGTCTTCGCCAGGCAACTGCAGGTAGAATCCTGCCATTGAACCTAGAGCTCGGTGGCAACGACCCGGCATACGTTCGCGCCGATGCGGATCTGGCGTACACGGCCGCGAATGTTGTTGACGGCGCCGTTTTCAACTCCGGCCAGAGCTGCTGCGCCATTGAGCGTGTATATGTACATGCTGATGTACATGATGCCTTTGTGGCTGAGATTCAGAAGGAGCTAGCAAC CTACAAGCTCGGCGACCCCCACGACCAGGCAACTACTACAGGCCCAGTAATCTCCAGCCAAGCAGTCAAGAGCGTTCAATCGCACATTGATGAGGCCCTGTCTCGCGGCGCAGTTGACTCCACGCCCACGAACCCCACCTTCGAGAACCTACCAAGCTCAGGGAGCTTCATTGCCCCGAGAGTCCTCACCAACGTGTCGCACGACATGCGCGTCATGCGCGACGAGACCTTTGGCCCCGTCATCCCAATCATGAAGGTTCAGTCTGACGACGAGGCCGTGGCGCTGATGAACGACAGCGACTACGGTCTGACTGCTAGCGTGTGGACTAAGGACATCAAGGCAGGAGAGGAGTTGGTTGAACGTATTGAAGCCGGAACTGTCTACATCAACCGTTGCGACTTCCCTAGCCCG GACCTTGCGTGGATTGGCTGGAAGAACTCGGGTCTAGGCTGTTCGCTTGGCCCGCAGGCCTTCGATGCATTCTACAAGCTGAAGAGCTTCCACATCCGACAGACTCACGGTTAA